From a single Accipiter gentilis chromosome 10, bAccGen1.1, whole genome shotgun sequence genomic region:
- the LOC126043994 gene encoding beta-keratin-related protein-like, with amino-acid sequence MSCYSSCLPAACGPTPLANSCNEPCVLRCADSSVTIQPSPVLVTLPGPILSSFPQSTAVGSTASAAVGSSLSAGSVPIASGGSLGLGGFGWSGLGRGLCGPLGRGNLLC; translated from the coding sequence ATGTCGTgctacagctcctgcctgccagccgcctgcggcccaaccccgcttgccaacagctgcaacgagccctgcgtccTCCGGTGCGCCGACTCCAGCGTTACGATCCAGCCCTCGCCAGTCCTGGTGACGCTGCCGGGCccaatcctcagctccttccctcagagcacagctgtgggatCCACCGCGTCGGCTGCCGTGGGGAGCTCTCTCAGcgctggcagtgtgcccatcgcttctgggggctccctggggctggggggctttgggTGGTCCGGTCTGGGCCGTGGGCTCTGTGGGCCTCTGGGACGGGGCAATCTCTTATGCTGA